The Pseudomonas sp. MPC6 nucleotide sequence CGGTTTGTGCTTCGAGCTGACCCCTACCGCCGACTTCCCGCCGCTGGACTTTGACCCCGCCTGTGTCGCTGCAGTGCGCCAGGGTGCCGAGCAGTTGGGGCTGAGCCACATGGACATCGTCAGCGGCGCCGGACACGACGCGATCTTCGTCGCCGAACTGGGCCCGGCCGGGATGATCTTCGTACCCTGCGAGGGTGGCATCAGCCACAACGAAATCGAAAACGCCGCGCCCCAGGACCTTGCCGACGGTTGCGCCGTATTGTTGCGGGCCATGGTCAACGCGGCGCAAGGACAAGGAGGGCCTGCGGCATGAAGCAACACAGCGAAATCACCGAGATGAGTGGCGTCGAGCTACTGGCCCAGTACCGCGACAAGCGCCTGTCGCCGGTGGAGGTGACCGAGGATGTGCTGGCGCGGATCGAGCGCTTCAATCCGCAGGTCAACGCCTATTGCCATGTCGATCCGCAAGGTGCGCTGGACGCGGCGCGGGCCTCCGAACAGCGCTGGTTCAAGGGCCAGCCGTGCGGTGCACTGGACGGTGTGCCGGCGTCGATCAAGGACCTGACCCTGACCCGTGGCATGCCCACGCGCAAGGGTTCCAGAACCACCTCTGCCACGGGCCCCTGGGAAGTCGATGCGCCCTTCTCGGCCTTTATGCGCAACGCCGGCGCGGTACTGCTGGGCAAGACCACCACCCCGGAATTCGGCTGGAAAGGCGTGACCGACAACCCGCTGTACGGCATCACCCGTAACCCCTGGGACACGCGCATGACCGCCGGCGGTTCCTCCGGTGGTGCGGCCGCGGCTGCTTCGCTGAACCTCGGAGTGCTGCACCAGGGCAGCGATGCCGGCGGTTCGATCCGCATCCCCTGCGCCTTCACCGGTACCTTCGGGATCAAGCCGACCTTCGGTTACGTACCCCAGTGGCCGGCCAGCGCCATGACCCTGCTCTCGCACCTGGGGCCGATGACCCGCACTGTCGACGACGCGGTACTGATGCTGCAAACCGTCGCTCGACCGGATAGCCGGGACGGCTTGGCCGGAGCACCACGCAGCACGCCCTGGCTAACTGAAAGCACTGATCTCAGAGGCCTGCGCATCGCCTACAGCCCGGACTTCGGTTACGTGAAGGTCGATCCGCAGGTGGCCCGGGTGGTGGCCCAGGCAGTGGAGCGCCTGGCGCAGCTAGGCGCCCACGTCGAACAGGTCGACCCGGGTTTCAGCGATCCGCTGGAACTGTTCAACACCCTGTGGTTCGCCGGTGCCGCACGATTGGCCGGGCAACTGAGCCCGGCGCAACGCGCACAACTCGACCCGGGCCTGCTGCGTATTGCCGAACAGGGCGAATGCATCAGCCTGCACGACTACACCCTGGCCCTGGAAGCCCGCGCGGCGCTAGTGGCGCATATGGCTGAGTTCCACAGTCGCTACGACCTGCTGGTGTCACCGATGCTGCCGATCACCGCCTTCGCCGCCGGGCACAACATTCCACCGGACTCTGGCCTGGGCGAATGGATGGAGTGGACGCCCTTCAGCTACCCCTTCAATCTGACCCAGCAGCCGGCAGCGTCAGTGCCGTG carries:
- a CDS encoding amidase, encoding MKQHSEITEMSGVELLAQYRDKRLSPVEVTEDVLARIERFNPQVNAYCHVDPQGALDAARASEQRWFKGQPCGALDGVPASIKDLTLTRGMPTRKGSRTTSATGPWEVDAPFSAFMRNAGAVLLGKTTTPEFGWKGVTDNPLYGITRNPWDTRMTAGGSSGGAAAAASLNLGVLHQGSDAGGSIRIPCAFTGTFGIKPTFGYVPQWPASAMTLLSHLGPMTRTVDDAVLMLQTVARPDSRDGLAGAPRSTPWLTESTDLRGLRIAYSPDFGYVKVDPQVARVVAQAVERLAQLGAHVEQVDPGFSDPLELFNTLWFAGAARLAGQLSPAQRAQLDPGLLRIAEQGECISLHDYTLALEARAALVAHMAEFHSRYDLLVSPMLPITAFAAGHNIPPDSGLGEWMEWTPFSYPFNLTQQPAASVPCGFVQDGLPVGLHVVGARFADDQVLRVCRAYERAFPSPHPRQPLVKS